One genomic region from Longimicrobiaceae bacterium encodes:
- a CDS encoding IS4 family transposase, translated as MLGGFLGRKGDGEPGIQSIWTGFRRLMDFTLALQRLRASPALVGNG; from the coding sequence ATGCTGGGCGGCTTTCTGGGGCGCAAGGGCGATGGCGAGCCCGGAATCCAGTCGATCTGGACGGGATTCCGCCGCCTCATGGACTTCACCCTCGCCCTCCAGCGCCTGCGCGCCTCACCCGCACTTGTGGGTAATGGGTAG